ACCGTTCGGCTGGCTGGATACATGGCGCTGGAGACCCTTGAGCGGCGTTGCCATCGACAGATTGCCCGAGGCGACAGGCTGATCGAGCAGACCCAAGCCGGTCCGGTGACCCTCTCGGCCGGCTGCCGCCAACATCTAGCAGGCTGCTGAAAAAGTCGCCCTGACACACGGGTCGAAGTCAAACCGGCATCTACGGTAGCTCTCACGTTGAGCTGAAGGATGCCGCCCGTAGCGGTGGTGTCGCATATGTGGTGGAAATTGCCGGGCGGCGTCCTCCGGGCGGGGTGATAGTTGGCCGTTTCAGGCGGCGAGGTCAACGGTTTTAGCAGCGAGGGGTTGATCGAGCGTTTCCCATCCGTCGACTTTCCGCATGACGATCTGGCCGGACGCGAGTAGCGCCCAAAACAGCATGGGCGCGGTCTCGGCATTGGGAAGGACCGTCTGGGTCTTGATGCGTCGCCGGAACTCCTCGTTCAGCCGCTCGATCGCATTCGTTGTCCGGGCGGATTTCCATTGTGCGGGATCAAGCCGGGTGAACGCGAACAGCAGATCCCCGGCTTCTTCCAAGCTGTCGGCCACCGCCTTGCACTTCAGCCGCCATTTCCGGAGGAAGGCCCGGCGGTGCTTTCCGACCTCGGCCTTCGTCTCGGCGTAGATCATGTCGCGGTAATCCTCCGTCAGTTCATCGTGCAGGCTCTTGGGCGCGTGGGCGAGCAGGTTGCGGTGCTTGTGAACCGTGCAGCGTTGGACTGGCGCCGCCGGCCACAGCTCGGTCAACGCGGCCTCGAGACCGGGCGCACCGTCGACGATGACGAAATCGGGGGCCCGCAGGCCGCGGGCGTCGAGGTCGCCGAGGAACATCCGCCAGGCCGCCTTGCTCTCGCCGCCCATGTTGCGGATCGACAGCAGCACCTTCTGGCCGTCCCGCCGCACGCCGATCGCGGCGAGCACCGAGATCGCCGTGGCCTTGCGGTCGATCCGGGCCTTCACGACCGTGCCGTCCAGGATCAGGCGGACGACGTCCTCGTCGGCGAGGTCGCGGGTGCACCACGCCTCCCA
The nucleotide sequence above comes from Microthrixaceae bacterium. Encoded proteins:
- a CDS encoding IS256 family transposase; the encoded protein is MNEHTKTSEFALPVDGGPHDPLEDEVRRRVRGFIETILEEELEAALGRGRYQRSAESKRGQRNGHRDRQVIGTFGPETVKVPRARLVGDDGRTSEWRSKSLRRYQRLTKKAEALIASVYLAGTNTRRVKRALFGLFDGAVSKDIVSRAWRKVKTDWEAWCTRDLADEDVVRLILDGTVVKARIDRKATAISVLAAIGVRRDGQKVLLSIRNMGGESKAAWRMFLGDLDARGLRAPDFVIVDGAPGLEAALTELWPAAPVQRCTVHKHRNLLAHAPKSLHDELTEDYRDMIYAETKAEVGKHRRAFLRKWRLKCKAVADSLEEAGDLLFAFTRLDPAQWKSARTTNAIERLNEEFRRRIKTQTVLPNAETAPMLFWALLASGQIVMRKVDGWETLDQPLAAKTVDLAA